Proteins encoded within one genomic window of Phaeodactylum tricornutum CCAP 1055/1 chromosome 27, whole genome shotgun sequence:
- a CDS encoding predicted protein, translating to IQTTDIAKLVSETWRELDPDDKEVWEKKARKDKARYEVEKAMYKGPWKIQANKRTPKDPTAPKRPMSAFLAFSNKRRAALKRQHPDATNADLSKMLSKTWKEAPEELRRKYMDEEAGLRAKYKELMGTWRTKV from the coding sequence ATACAGACTACAGACATTGCCAAACTGGTCTCCGAAACCTGGCGTGAGCTTGATCCCGACGATAAGGAAGTTTGGGAGAAGAAGGCGAGGAAGGATAAGGCACGCTACGAAGTGGAAAAGGCCATGTACAAAGGACCTTGGAAGATAcaagcaaacaaaagaaCTCCGAAAGATCCCACGGCCCCCAAGCGCCCCATGTCGGCCTTCCTCGCCTTTTCTAACAAGCGACGGGCCGCTCTTAAGCGCCAGCATCCCGATGCGACGAACGCTGACTTATCCAAGATGCTTTCCAAGACTTGGAAAGAAGCACCGGAAGAACTAAGACGAAAGTACATGGACGAAGAGGCGGGGCTTCGAGCCAAATACAAGGAATTAATGGGCACGTGGCGCACTAAGGTT
- a CDS encoding predicted protein — protein sequence MRSRKASRYGVENAQWTQAPLICRTIICFLLINQSRAIVIEGIPRSYIGPSCRSKYFCCRNPAFPFMAVSRAPCLRNRRQRTRRYESFRDDRDSALVSASDLVFNGSTSAALTCSPEEQTSRTSQSSATFSEVDVLYGRRAVLVYDPLQERYVKVSEKNRVADSTKQESVALRARRSSLARFITTKILPRLSLAFLPSGVTNDYYRFVRWRILQRFVNANLNVFGTQSLLLALRIKSSASQLGALSAALNWVLKDALGKIVRMLWASRMGRRFDSDAKRWRFRSSFVFAAGNGLEIITYVFPSLFLLWATLANCCKQISMLTSSSTRTSIYNSFRDGSRENIGDITAKGEAQIAIVDLLGIASGVTLSRTVGTSIRAVLAVYVTLQAIEIVCVYHQLRAVTYRVMNFERMISVVADFCQARQGPKDGLEGLAASCTTPTPAGIPTPQTLASQERIFLPPKHLTRRAIAFGSIGRARLSPDELGTLLEIFKRERFILVVGKNVKHPRPFMAKTAKQNEDPVSRIQENCHIVLHEAATNMDIVKSTLALTLLRRKLALSKFDPSQVRSSNCFDIMKVTQEETNDLFPLLLREMNTQGWESPARFMFGRVHMRADWPLTARSKGRTTSAT from the coding sequence ATGAGATCGAGGAAGGCCTCTCGCTACGGCGTGGAAAACGCTCAATGGACGCAAGCACCCCTGATCTGTCGGACAATCATTTGTTTCTTACTGATAAACCAGTCTAGAGCTATAGTGATCGAGGGCATCCCGCGAAGTTACATAGGACCATCTTGTCGTTCCAAGTACTTCTGCTGCCGGAACCCGGCGTTTCCGTTTATGGCAGTATCCAGAGCACCCTGTTTACGGAATCGGCGTCAAAGAACGAGGCGTTATGAGAGCTTTCGAGACGATAGGGATAGTGCTTTGGTATCCGCATCCGACCTTGTATTTAATGGATCGACATCGGCTGCTTTAACATGCTCACCCGAGGAGCAAACCAGCCGTACTTCACAATCTTCCGCCACTTTTTCCGAAGTCGATGTACTGTACGGAAGGCGAGCTGTGCTCGTGTATGATCCCTTACAAGAGCGCTACGTGAAAGTTTCCGAGAAGAACAGAGTAGCCGACAGCACCAAGCAAGAGTCGGTAGCTCTACGGGCACGCCGATCATCTCTCGCTCGATTTATTACCACCAAAATACTCCCCCGTCTTTCGCTCGCCTTCCTACCATCAGGTGTCACAAACGACTATTATCGATTTGTTCGTTGGCGTATACTGCAGCGTTTCGTCAATGCCAATCTGAACGTCTTTGGCACGCAGAGTCTGCTTTTGGCGCTGCGAATTAAGAGCTCGGCTTCGCAGCTCGGCGCCTTGTCCGCCGCTCTTAACTGGGTCCTCAAAGACGCCTTGGGAAAGATTGTCCGGATGCTCTGGGCTTCCCGTATGGGACGGAGGTTCGACTCGGACGCTAAACGATGGCGGTTTCGTTCCAGTTTTGTCTTTGCTGCTGGCAATGGACTCGAAATCATCACCTACGTGTTCCCATCGCTCTTTCTACTGTGGGCAACGTTGGCaaactgttgcaaacaaatATCGATGCTCACGTCCAGCTCTACACGCACGTCAATCTACAACTCCTTTCGGGACGGATCACGGGAAAACATTGGCGATATTACTGCGAAAGGTGAAGCGCAAATTGCCATTGTCGACCTATTGGGGATCGCGAGCGGCGTAACCTTGTCCCGCACGGTTGGTACCTCAATTCGTGCTGTACTCGCCGTATACGTAACACTACAAGCGATTGAGATTGTCTGTGTGTATCACCAGTTGCGAGCGGTCACCTATCGAGTTATGAATTTTGAACGAATGATTTCCGTTGTGGCAGACTTCTGTCAAGCCCGCCAAGGACCAAAAGACGGATTAGAAGGACTAGCCGCGTCGTGCACGACGCCTACTCCCGCTGGAATTCCCACTCCACAGACATTGGCGTCGCAAGAACGCATATTTTTGCCACCGAAACATTTGACTCGTCGCGCCATTGCCTTTGGGTCCATCGGCCGTGCCAGGCTCTCTCCCGACGAGCTGGGAACGCTTCTCGAAATTTTTAAGAGAGAGCGTTTCATTCTCGTTGTTGGAAAGAACGTCAAACATCCGAGACCATTTATGGCGAAGACTGCAAAGCAGAATGAAGATCCGGTTTCGCGGATTCAAGAAAATTGCCATATTGTGCTGCACGAAGCAGCCACCAATATGGATATTGTGAAGAGTACACTTGCGTTGACGCTTTTACGACGGAAGTTGGCCTTGTCAAAATTCGATCCGTCTCAAGTGAGGTCGTCCAATTGTTTTGATATAATGAAGGTGACGcaagaagaaacaaacgATTTGTTCCCCTTACTGCTGCGAGAAATGAATACGCAGGGGTGGGAGTCGCCGGCGCGATTCATGTTTGGAAGGGTGCACATGAGAGCTGACTGGCCTCTCACAGCAAGGTCCAAGGGAAGAACAACATCTGCCACATAA
- a CDS encoding vacuolar protein (Presumably involved in lytic vacuolar trafficking, contains Microtuble Interacting and Trafficking (MIT) and ATPase domains.), protein MENSLIPQGIEMVQKAISADNEGEYEKALGLYRDALARFTMGLKYEKNEARKKLILERVEGYMNRAEELSDYVKKQSELDKNGGGGVAAKNKDDGDDDGDADKKKLRGSLSAAIVTEKPNISWEDVAGLENAKESLKETVILPTKFPQLFTGKRKPFKGILLYGPPGTGKSYLAKAVATEADSTFFSVSSADLISKWQGESERLVRNLFEMARESPGSRAIIFIDEVDSLCGSRSEGESDSLRRVKTEFLVQMDGVGKQDGQVLVLGATNIPWELDAAIRRRFEKRVYIPLPEAEARSYMLKLHLGDTPNDLEEEDFDRLGTITEGASGSDIQVLVKEALMEPLRRCQQAKQFYKDEEGYFHPCTKYPNCSNLWDVPGEKLRAPKVVRKDFEKVMKHSVATVSPDELKRFVDWTKMFGQDGA, encoded by the exons ATGGAGAATTCGTTAATCCCACAGGGCATCGAAATGGTGCAAAAAGCCATTTCGGCAGACAACGAAGGGGAATACGAAAAGGCACTGGGTTTGTATCGCGACGCTCTGGCTCGTTTCACCATGGGACTCAAATACGAAAAGAATGAAGCGCGTAAGAAACTTATTCTTGAACGCGTGGAAGGATACATGAATCGGGCTGAGGAACTCTCGGATTACGTCAAGAAACAATCGGAATTGGATAAAAATGGAGGAGGAGGCGTAGCGGCCAAGAACAAAGACGatggtgacgacgacggtgacgCCGACAAGAAGAAACTACGGGGGTCGCTTTCAGCAGCAATTGTCACGGAAAAGCCAAACATTTCCTGGGAGGACGTGGCTGGTCTGGAAAACGCCAAGGAGTCACTCAAGGAG ACTGTCATTTTGCCAACAAAATTCCCACAACTTTTTACTGGAAAGCGGAAACCTTTCAAGGGCATCCTCCTCTACGGTCCTCCTGGAACGGGTAAATCCTATTTGGCCAAGGCGGTCGCAACCGAAGCGGATTCCACCTTCTTTTCCGTATCATCCGCAGATCTCATAAGCAAGTGGCAAGGCGAAAGCGAACGACTCGTTCGAAACCTCTTTGAAATGGCCCGAGAATCGCCCGGTAGTCGCGCCATTATATTCATCGATGAAGTCGACTCCCTCTGCGGTAGTCGCTCAGAGGGAGAATCGGATTCTCTTCGTCGTGTCAAGACGGAATTTCTCGTTCAAATGGACGGTGTCGGCAAACAAGACGGACAAGTCCTCGTGCTCGGGGCCACCAACATTCCGTGGGAATTGGACGCGGCTATTCGTCGGCGTTTTGAAAAGCGGGTGTACATTCCCCTCCCGGAAGCCGAAGCTCGATCTTACATGCTCAAGTTGCATCTAGGCGACACGCCTAacgatttggaagaggaagattttGATCGCCTGGGTACAATTACTGAAGGAGCGTCCGGATCTGACATCCAAGTCCTCGTAAAAGAAGCCTTGATGGAACCCCTGCGAAGATGCCAGCAAGCCAAGCAATTTTACAAAGATGAGGAAGGCTATTTTCATCCGTGTACAAAATACCCAAACTGTTCCAA TTTGTGGGATGTCCCAGGCGAGAAGCTTAGGGCCCCCAAGGTCGTGCGTAAAGACTTTGAAAAGGTTATGAAGCATTCCGTAGCCACCGTATCACCGGATGAGCTCAAGCGGTTTGTGGATTGGACCAAGATGTTTGGGCAAGATGGCGCATAG
- a CDS encoding predicted protein, whose protein sequence is MILLKALACLLILLATCVFYTDAWILSGPEPKRKRIPYRVYLDHLDPSKLIINDESSSPSFRSEIADGKHKNSCRKLDLSWTHNDVLWKIRPPPETPWYQHILLRFAANGIRLDCALKGAPEPLLLCPKGGQAVLEAWTKDGSTKVGRFGITTEPGPLTPPIQETVQTIYGLDANVAVRTAAIIYMFVEEDFRKRDIGVLALQVISLIHAYQGCDFTVLVADDKGSGRLIEWYGRNGFALAPNLQDIMGSPDRIYGTTMIGPTNQTLPYDCQIKWW, encoded by the coding sequence ATGATTCTCCTGAAAGCACTGGCGTGCTTGCTCATCCTGCTCGCAACGTGTGTCTTCTATACCGACGCGTGGATATTGTCAGGCCCAGAgccgaaacgaaagcgaaTTCCCTATCGTGTGTATCTGGATCATCTCGACCCGTCCAAACTAATTATCAACGACGAATCATCATCGCCTTCGTTCCGAAGCGAAATCGCCGATGGCAAACACAAGAACAGTTGCCGGAAGCTGGATCTCTCGTGGACACACAATGACGTTCTCTGGAAAATCCGACCGCCACCGGAGACGCCGTGGTACCAGCACATCCTGTTGCGATTCGCCGCCAACGGCATTCGCCTGGATTGCGCACTCAAAGGAGCGCCCGAGCCGTTATTGCTGTGTCCTAAAGGAGGGCAGGCCGTGCTGGAAGCTTGGACGAAAGACGGTAGTACCAAAGTCGGACGCTTTGGTATTACAACCGAACCCGGACCGCTGACTCCACCCATTCAAGAAACTGTCCAGACTATCTACGGTCTAGACGCAAACGTTGCTGTACGGACAGCCGCTATCATTTACATGTTCGTCGAAGAAGACTTTCGAAAGAGAGATATCGGGGTATTGGCGTTGCAGGTCATTTCGCTTATTCATGCCTACCAAGGATGCGACTTTACGGTACTGGTCGCCGATGACAAGGGTAGTGGCAGACTGATAGAGTGGTACGGACGAAATGGCTTTGCATTGGCGCCAAATCTACAAGACATCATGGGCAGTCCTGATAGAATCTATGGTACTACCATGATCGGACCGACCAACCAGACGCTGCCCTACGACTGTCAAATCAAGTGGTGGTAA
- a CDS encoding predicted protein, which produces MMMSSRQSASRPHYKQSRISNRATPSSMPYTTSSSRTEATPVPSSNARNSVSEASLPITGSVPDLSNLCLPRKSYRDGRLALESSPLSATQTKGPRTARSIYPSFDTSRGSSSLGQADVTGSIETSEQYIAEDTDLTVDEIFAMVEEQLPLHSQCRQVITRDDSHARSGTTGTVLDPNDVRKPAPPAWVDTATHTTRTNTQERSFKASPQPHWDQSDQDQQPPSLAYLQDSSSSFSAYGDGTTREWEESKGAGKPVETVTTRDVEVIHVEVEPGVFLPLRGSEETLRAMAQGTTRLVQCLSCEAPLACVPDCQMVICPDCRVVSPILDEEQNMRNAFLLASKTGSPLNGSSVGLGWKMRT; this is translated from the coding sequence ATGATGATGTCTTCTCGCCAAAGTGCGTCCAGACCCCACTATAAGCAGTCTAGGATATCAAATCGAGCAACACCTTCCTCGATGCCGTATACGACTAGCTCTAGTCGAACCGAGGCGACACCTGTACCATCGTCTAACGCTCGGAATAGCGTGTCCGAGGCTTCTCTACCCATAACCGGCAGCGTCCCCGACCTGTCCAACCTTTGCCTTCCCAGGAAGTCCTATCGTGACGGGAGATTAGCCCTCGAATCGTCTCCACTTTCGGCAACGCAGACTAAAGGTCCTCGCACGGCGCGTTCCATCTATCCGTCGTTCGATACGTCGCGCGGGAGCTCCAGCTTAGGGCAAGCGGACGTGACCGGAAGCATTGAAACAAGCGAGCAGTACATAGCAGAGGATACGGACTTGACGGTAGACGAGATCTTCGCTATGGTGGAAGAGCAGCTACCGCTACACTCACAATGTCGCCAGGTGATTACACGCGACGACTCCCATGCACGCTCAGGGACGACCGGCACTGTGCTAGATCCAAACGATGTTCGCAAACCTGCCCCTCCCGCATGGGTAGATACCGCTACACACACTACGCGCACGAATACGCAAGAACGAAGCTTCAAAGCATCGCCCCAACCACACTGGGACCAATCCGATCAAGATCAACAACCTCCTTCCCTAGCATATCTCCAAGactcctcttcttccttctcGGCATACGGTGATGGCACGACAAGGGAGTGGGAGGAATCCAAGGGCGCTGGTAAACCGGTGGAGACAGTGACTACCAGGGACGTGGAGGTGATCCACGTCGAAGTCGAACCGGGCGTGTTTTTACCTCTCCGGGGATCAGAGGAAACTTTACGGGCTATGGCGCAGGGTACCACCAGGCTAGTCCAATGCTTATCCTGCGAAGCCCCGCTAGCATGTGTCCCCGACTGTCAGATGGTTATTTGTCCCGACTGTCGCGTCGTTTCTCCCATCCTGGACGAGGAACAAAACATGCGCAATGCTTTCCTTCTCGCCTCCAAGACTGGTTCACCCTTGAACGGTAGCAGTGTTGGATTGGGGTGGAAAATGAGAACGTAA